The following proteins are co-located in the Leptodactylus fuscus isolate aLepFus1 chromosome 8, aLepFus1.hap2, whole genome shotgun sequence genome:
- the TRAF3IP1 gene encoding TRAF3-interacting protein 1 isoform X2 → MDPAVVRRTQESLGKVIRKPPLTDKLLGKPPFRYLHDILTEVIRTTGFFKGLYTEPELKSDNVKDKDAKISFLQKAIDVVVLVTGEPLQVKPARVVAGHEPEKTNEFLQAIGKCCINKLSSDDAVKRILSGDKVDLRGKPPSSSKSQDKENREAKDEERKSHKEKEDRRETEIRERSGSRDRKDRQLKDEEKEKKERERRKERERNGEPERDGLREGEKNEKEKNRVRESRSETDKERSKEKSEREKGKERERRSDGSHGKEKDRTREKGRERDRDQERNPDKEKDSEHRSRDRDNDHKERSREREQEKSRTRDRDKERKRERDPERERRKERERDKDYQGGRDDKPHDEERIERKHKALEESTRKTTEVSSEEKLITDKEKSLVQSKTSRPSASKLRERRPAKLSSEGEAASDEEGGAAELHNSEHHDIAEANIAAQRKIPRPGSARPAPPRVRRQASAEVVVPERVSSGKAVSNVIVDKQKDDGDDDDNEFVVEEASPQLTEMPKMELEPELDLPGDEKHGNLVKKILETKKDYETQHDTASKDKLLVTDTGRKKEKDLVTREIEKLRGSIQILCRSALPLGKMMDYIQEDMDTMKNELQTWRTENRQHAEVLLQEQSVTDTAVDPLKAELAELEQLIKEQRDKICTVKGNILRNEEKIQKMVQGIGVSGRD, encoded by the exons ATGGATCCTGCGGTTGTCCGGCGCACACAGGAATCTCTGGGAAAGGTGATAAGGAAACCGCCTCTGACCGATAAACTGCTGGGGAAGCCGCCATTCCGGTACCTGCACGATATCCTGACTGAG gtgaTTAGAACAACAGGGTTCTTTAAGGGCTTATACACAGAACCTGAACTGAAATCCGATAATGTGAAG GATAAAGATGCCAAAATCAGCTTCTTACAGAAGGCGATAGATGTTGTTGTTCTGGTCACTGGGGAACCTCTTCAAGTCAAACCAGCTCGCGTTGTGGCCGGGCATGAACCAGAAAAGACCAATGAATTCTTACAAGCCATAGGAAAATGCTGTATAAATAAA TTATCGAGCGACGATGCAGTGAAGAGGATATTGTCAGGAGATAAAGTAGACCTCAGAGGCAAGCCACCATCAAGCTCAAAATCTCAGGACAAAGAGAACAGAGAGGCAAAGGATGAGGAGAGGAAAAGTCACAAGGAGAAAGAA GACAGAAGAGAAACTGAAATCAGAGAAAGAAGTGGAAGCAGAGATAGGAAGGATAGACAACTCAAAGATgaagagaaagagaaaaaagAGCGAGaaaggagaaaggaaagggagaGAAATGGAGAGCCTGAGAGAGATGGCTTGCgggagggagagaaaaatgaGAAAGAAAAGAACAGAGTGAGAGAGTCCCGCTCAGAAACAGATAAAGAAAGAAGTAAAGAAAAGTCTGAACGAGAGAAAGGCAAAGAAAGGGAGAGACGAAGTGATGGGAGTCATGGGAAAGAGAAAGACAGAACgagagagaaaggaagagagcgaGACAGAGACCAGGAAAGAAACCCGGACAAAGAGAAGGATTCAGAACACCGCAGTCGTGACAGAGACAATGATCACAAGGAGCGTAGTAGAGAGCGGGAGCAAGAAAAGTCACGAACCCGAGATAGGGATAAAGAGCGCAAAAGGGAAAGAGATCCTGAgagggaaagaaggaaagaaCGTGAAAGGGATAAAGATTACCAAGGAGGAAGAGATGACAAGCCACACGATGAGGAAAGGATCGAACGCAAG CATAAAGCATTAGAGGAGTCTACAAGGAAAAccactgaggtctcttcagaagaAAAACTCATTACAGATAAGGAG AAGTCCCTTGTCCAGTCCAAAACTTCACGACCATCCGCCTCAAAACTCCGAGAGAGAAGACCAGCAAAACTTAGCAGTGAAG GAGAGGCTGCCAGTGATGAAG AAGGTGGAGCTGCGGAGTTACACAATTCAGAACATCATGATATTGCCGAGGCAAATATTGCTGCACAGAG AAAAATCCCTCGGCCTGGAAGTGCTCGGCCAGCACCACCCAGAGTCAGACGTCAAGCCAGCGCAGAAGTCGTCGTTCCAGAAAG GGTGAGCAGTGGAAAGGCGGTATCCAATGTGATTGTTGACAAGCAGAAAGATGATGGAGATGATGACGATAATGAGTTTGTGGTTGAAGAAGCTTCTCCTCAGTTGACAGAGATGCCCAAAATGGAGCTA GAGCCAGAACTGGATCTCCCTGGAGATGAGAAACATGGTAA TCTTGTTAAGAAAATCTTAGAAACTAAGAAGGACTATGAGACCCAGCACGATACAGCCAGTAAG gacAAACTACTCGTGACTGATACTGgaagaaaaaaggaaaaggaTTTGGTGACAAGAGAGATAGAGAAACTAAGGGGCTCCATCCAGATTTTGTGTCGCAGTGCTTTACCACTTGGTAAAATGATGGACTACATCCAAGAGGACATGGACACAATGAAAAATGAATTGCAGACATGGAGGACAGAGAACAGACAGCACGCTGAAGTTCTTCTGCAGGAACAAAG CGTCACTGACACAGCTGTGGATCCTCTCAAGGCAGAACTTGCCGAACTCGAACAACTGATCAAAGAGCAGCGAGATAAGATATGCACAGTCAAAGGGAACATACTAAGGAATGAAGAGAAAATCCAGAAGATGGTTCAGGGCATTGGAGTGTCTGGCAGAGACTGA
- the TRAF3IP1 gene encoding TRAF3-interacting protein 1 isoform X1 — MDPAVVRRTQESLGKVIRKPPLTDKLLGKPPFRYLHDILTEVIRTTGFFKGLYTEPELKSDNVKDKDAKISFLQKAIDVVVLVTGEPLQVKPARVVAGHEPEKTNEFLQAIGKCCINKLSSDDAVKRILSGDKVDLRGKPPSSSKSQDKENREAKDEERKSHKEKEDRRETEIRERSGSRDRKDRQLKDEEKEKKERERRKERERNGEPERDGLREGEKNEKEKNRVRESRSETDKERSKEKSEREKGKERERRSDGSHGKEKDRTREKGRERDRDQERNPDKEKDSEHRSRDRDNDHKERSREREQEKSRTRDRDKERKRERDPERERRKERERDKDYQGGRDDKPHDEERIERKHKALEESTRKTTEVSSEEKLITDKESSIAGDEKSLVQSKTSRPSASKLRERRPAKLSSEGEAASDEEGGAAELHNSEHHDIAEANIAAQRKIPRPGSARPAPPRVRRQASAEVVVPERVSSGKAVSNVIVDKQKDDGDDDDNEFVVEEASPQLTEMPKMELEPELDLPGDEKHGSLVKKILETKKDYETQHDTASKDKLLVTDTGRKKEKDLVTREIEKLRGSIQILCRSALPLGKMMDYIQEDMDTMKNELQTWRTENRQHAEVLLQEQSVTDTAVDPLKAELAELEQLIKEQRDKICTVKGNILRNEEKIQKMVQGIGVSGRD, encoded by the exons ATGGATCCTGCGGTTGTCCGGCGCACACAGGAATCTCTGGGAAAGGTGATAAGGAAACCGCCTCTGACCGATAAACTGCTGGGGAAGCCGCCATTCCGGTACCTGCACGATATCCTGACTGAG gtgaTTAGAACAACAGGGTTCTTTAAGGGCTTATACACAGAACCTGAACTGAAATCCGATAATGTGAAG GATAAAGATGCCAAAATCAGCTTCTTACAGAAGGCGATAGATGTTGTTGTTCTGGTCACTGGGGAACCTCTTCAAGTCAAACCAGCTCGCGTTGTGGCCGGGCATGAACCAGAAAAGACCAATGAATTCTTACAAGCCATAGGAAAATGCTGTATAAATAAA TTATCGAGCGACGATGCAGTGAAGAGGATATTGTCAGGAGATAAAGTAGACCTCAGAGGCAAGCCACCATCAAGCTCAAAATCTCAGGACAAAGAGAACAGAGAGGCAAAGGATGAGGAGAGGAAAAGTCACAAGGAGAAAGAA GACAGAAGAGAAACTGAAATCAGAGAAAGAAGTGGAAGCAGAGATAGGAAGGATAGACAACTCAAAGATgaagagaaagagaaaaaagAGCGAGaaaggagaaaggaaagggagaGAAATGGAGAGCCTGAGAGAGATGGCTTGCgggagggagagaaaaatgaGAAAGAAAAGAACAGAGTGAGAGAGTCCCGCTCAGAAACAGATAAAGAAAGAAGTAAAGAAAAGTCTGAACGAGAGAAAGGCAAAGAAAGGGAGAGACGAAGTGATGGGAGTCATGGGAAAGAGAAAGACAGAACgagagagaaaggaagagagcgaGACAGAGACCAGGAAAGAAACCCGGACAAAGAGAAGGATTCAGAACACCGCAGTCGTGACAGAGACAATGATCACAAGGAGCGTAGTAGAGAGCGGGAGCAAGAAAAGTCACGAACCCGAGATAGGGATAAAGAGCGCAAAAGGGAAAGAGATCCTGAgagggaaagaaggaaagaaCGTGAAAGGGATAAAGATTACCAAGGAGGAAGAGATGACAAGCCACACGATGAGGAAAGGATCGAACGCAAG CATAAAGCATTAGAGGAGTCTACAAGGAAAAccactgaggtctcttcagaagaAAAACTCATTACAGATAAGGAG TCTTCTATTGCCGGAGATGAG AAGTCCCTTGTCCAGTCCAAAACTTCACGACCATCCGCCTCAAAACTCCGAGAGAGAAGACCAGCAAAACTTAGCAGTGAAG GAGAGGCTGCCAGTGATGAAG AAGGTGGAGCTGCGGAGTTACACAATTCAGAACATCATGATATTGCCGAGGCAAATATTGCTGCACAGAG AAAAATCCCTCGGCCTGGAAGTGCTCGGCCAGCACCACCCAGAGTCAGACGTCAAGCCAGCGCAGAAGTCGTCGTTCCAGAAAG GGTGAGCAGTGGAAAGGCGGTATCCAATGTGATTGTTGACAAGCAGAAAGATGATGGAGATGATGACGATAATGAGTTTGTGGTTGAAGAAGCTTCTCCTCAGTTGACAGAGATGCCCAAAATGGAGCTA GAGCCAGAACTGGATCTCCCTGGAGATGAGAAACATG GAAGTCTTGTTAAGAAAATCTTAGAAACTAAGAAGGACTATGAGACCCAGCACGATACAGCCAGTAAG gacAAACTACTCGTGACTGATACTGgaagaaaaaaggaaaaggaTTTGGTGACAAGAGAGATAGAGAAACTAAGGGGCTCCATCCAGATTTTGTGTCGCAGTGCTTTACCACTTGGTAAAATGATGGACTACATCCAAGAGGACATGGACACAATGAAAAATGAATTGCAGACATGGAGGACAGAGAACAGACAGCACGCTGAAGTTCTTCTGCAGGAACAAAG CGTCACTGACACAGCTGTGGATCCTCTCAAGGCAGAACTTGCCGAACTCGAACAACTGATCAAAGAGCAGCGAGATAAGATATGCACAGTCAAAGGGAACATACTAAGGAATGAAGAGAAAATCCAGAAGATGGTTCAGGGCATTGGAGTGTCTGGCAGAGACTGA
- the TRAF3IP1 gene encoding TRAF3-interacting protein 1 isoform X3 → MDPAVVRRTQESLGKVIRKPPLTDKLLGKPPFRYLHDILTEVIRTTGFFKGLYTEPELKSDNVKDKDAKISFLQKAIDVVVLVTGEPLQVKPARVVAGHEPEKTNEFLQAIGKCCINKLSSDDAVKRILSGDKVDLRGKPPSSSKSQDKENREAKDEERKSHKEKEDRRETEIRERSGSRDRKDRQLKDEEKEKKERERRKERERNGEPERDGLREGEKNEKEKNRVRESRSETDKERSKEKSEREKGKERERRSDGSHGKEKDRTREKGRERDRDQERNPDKEKDSEHRSRDRDNDHKERSREREQEKSRTRDRDKERKRERDPERERRKERERDKDYQGGRDDKPHDEERIERKHKALEESTRKTTEVSSEEKLITDKEKSLVQSKTSRPSASKLRERRPAKLSSEGEAASDEEGGAAELHNSEHHDIAEANIAAQRKIPRPGSARPAPPRVRRQASAEVVVPERVSSGKAVSNVIVDKQKDDGDDDDNEFVVEEASPQLTEMPKMELEPELDLPGDEKHGSLVKKILETKKDYETQHDTASKDKLLVTDTGRKKEKDLVTREIEKLRGSIQILCRSALPLGKMMDYIQEDMDTMKNELQTWRTENRQHAEVLLQEQSVTDTAVDPLKAELAELEQLIKEQRDKICTVKGNILRNEEKIQKMVQGIGVSGRD, encoded by the exons ATGGATCCTGCGGTTGTCCGGCGCACACAGGAATCTCTGGGAAAGGTGATAAGGAAACCGCCTCTGACCGATAAACTGCTGGGGAAGCCGCCATTCCGGTACCTGCACGATATCCTGACTGAG gtgaTTAGAACAACAGGGTTCTTTAAGGGCTTATACACAGAACCTGAACTGAAATCCGATAATGTGAAG GATAAAGATGCCAAAATCAGCTTCTTACAGAAGGCGATAGATGTTGTTGTTCTGGTCACTGGGGAACCTCTTCAAGTCAAACCAGCTCGCGTTGTGGCCGGGCATGAACCAGAAAAGACCAATGAATTCTTACAAGCCATAGGAAAATGCTGTATAAATAAA TTATCGAGCGACGATGCAGTGAAGAGGATATTGTCAGGAGATAAAGTAGACCTCAGAGGCAAGCCACCATCAAGCTCAAAATCTCAGGACAAAGAGAACAGAGAGGCAAAGGATGAGGAGAGGAAAAGTCACAAGGAGAAAGAA GACAGAAGAGAAACTGAAATCAGAGAAAGAAGTGGAAGCAGAGATAGGAAGGATAGACAACTCAAAGATgaagagaaagagaaaaaagAGCGAGaaaggagaaaggaaagggagaGAAATGGAGAGCCTGAGAGAGATGGCTTGCgggagggagagaaaaatgaGAAAGAAAAGAACAGAGTGAGAGAGTCCCGCTCAGAAACAGATAAAGAAAGAAGTAAAGAAAAGTCTGAACGAGAGAAAGGCAAAGAAAGGGAGAGACGAAGTGATGGGAGTCATGGGAAAGAGAAAGACAGAACgagagagaaaggaagagagcgaGACAGAGACCAGGAAAGAAACCCGGACAAAGAGAAGGATTCAGAACACCGCAGTCGTGACAGAGACAATGATCACAAGGAGCGTAGTAGAGAGCGGGAGCAAGAAAAGTCACGAACCCGAGATAGGGATAAAGAGCGCAAAAGGGAAAGAGATCCTGAgagggaaagaaggaaagaaCGTGAAAGGGATAAAGATTACCAAGGAGGAAGAGATGACAAGCCACACGATGAGGAAAGGATCGAACGCAAG CATAAAGCATTAGAGGAGTCTACAAGGAAAAccactgaggtctcttcagaagaAAAACTCATTACAGATAAGGAG AAGTCCCTTGTCCAGTCCAAAACTTCACGACCATCCGCCTCAAAACTCCGAGAGAGAAGACCAGCAAAACTTAGCAGTGAAG GAGAGGCTGCCAGTGATGAAG AAGGTGGAGCTGCGGAGTTACACAATTCAGAACATCATGATATTGCCGAGGCAAATATTGCTGCACAGAG AAAAATCCCTCGGCCTGGAAGTGCTCGGCCAGCACCACCCAGAGTCAGACGTCAAGCCAGCGCAGAAGTCGTCGTTCCAGAAAG GGTGAGCAGTGGAAAGGCGGTATCCAATGTGATTGTTGACAAGCAGAAAGATGATGGAGATGATGACGATAATGAGTTTGTGGTTGAAGAAGCTTCTCCTCAGTTGACAGAGATGCCCAAAATGGAGCTA GAGCCAGAACTGGATCTCCCTGGAGATGAGAAACATG GAAGTCTTGTTAAGAAAATCTTAGAAACTAAGAAGGACTATGAGACCCAGCACGATACAGCCAGTAAG gacAAACTACTCGTGACTGATACTGgaagaaaaaaggaaaaggaTTTGGTGACAAGAGAGATAGAGAAACTAAGGGGCTCCATCCAGATTTTGTGTCGCAGTGCTTTACCACTTGGTAAAATGATGGACTACATCCAAGAGGACATGGACACAATGAAAAATGAATTGCAGACATGGAGGACAGAGAACAGACAGCACGCTGAAGTTCTTCTGCAGGAACAAAG CGTCACTGACACAGCTGTGGATCCTCTCAAGGCAGAACTTGCCGAACTCGAACAACTGATCAAAGAGCAGCGAGATAAGATATGCACAGTCAAAGGGAACATACTAAGGAATGAAGAGAAAATCCAGAAGATGGTTCAGGGCATTGGAGTGTCTGGCAGAGACTGA